In a single window of the Lagenorhynchus albirostris chromosome 19, mLagAlb1.1, whole genome shotgun sequence genome:
- the LOC132509151 gene encoding LOW QUALITY PROTEIN: uncharacterized protein LOC132509151 (The sequence of the model RefSeq protein was modified relative to this genomic sequence to represent the inferred CDS: deleted 1 base in 1 codon): MKSTQYYQDHQMLTYILSFLPLSDQKEASLVSRAWCCAAQNALREQPGLTFLDLSGCSELADGALLAVSRGLRRLWPLWHLSLRKLQRLTDARYSALRGLRELQSLDMAECCLVRGRESAQALGLVCGAPHPLASLSLAYCSSLKDASVLSLMPALGPSLRVLDLSSCVALTNRTVQAICTYLTHLSVPHLAWCKELRDRGLLGLGQPSEETLQGPQVWDPRGHGGRGGPWAQLPSCPSCACLWEQLKAKLRRNLGSRGFLSQPPRELGIGPPAAKGPFSLAIGPALLTLQALRDLDLTACSKLTDASLTKVLQVPQLRRLSLSLLPALTDKGLLAAARGCPSVERLVLSHCSRLSDEGWVQAAGSRPRLQHLNLSRCSQRSEQTLGSTGQACKQLRMADVAMCPGISMASVRRFQAQLPEVTCVQSRFVGEADLTLTLRGQVSNQPCGSASVTSRGLAS; this comes from the exons ATGAAGAGTACACAGTATTATCAGGATCATCAG ATGCTCACATATATTCTGAGCTTCCTGCCTCTGTCAGATCAGAAAGAGGCCTCCCTCGTGAGTCGGGCTTGGTGCTGTGCAGCCCAGAATGCCCTTCGGGAG CAACCAGGCCTTACCTTCCTGGACCTCAGCGGCTGCTCAGAACTGGCTGACGGGGCACTCTTGGCTGTGAGCCGGGGCCTGCGGCGCCTGTGGCCCCTGTGGCACCTGAGCCTGAGGAAGCTGCAGCGGCTGACGGATGCAAGATACTCAGCCCTAAGGGGCCTGCGGGAGCTGCAGAGCCTCGACATGGCCGAGTGCTGCCTGGTGAGAGGGCGGGAATCGGCCCAGGCCCTGGGCTTGGTGTGCGGAGCTCCACACCCACTGGCCTCCCTCAGCCTGGCCTACTGCTCCTCACTCAAG GACGCCTCAGTGCTCTCCCTGATGCCAGCGCTGGGCCCAAGCCTCAGGGTGCTAGACTTATCCTCCTGCGTGGCC CTCACCAACCGGACCGTGCAGGCCATCTGCACCTACCTCACCCACCTGTCAGTCCCGCACCTGGCCTGGTGCAAGGAGCTCCGTGACCGGGGGCTTCTGGGCTTGGGGCAACCAAGTGAGGAGACTCTGCAGGGGCCGCAGGTGTGGGACCCTCGAGGTCATGGCGGGCGGGGCGGTCCCTGGGCTCAgctgccctcctgcccctcctgcgCCTGTCTCTGGGAGCAACTGAAGGCCAAACTCAGGAGGAATCTGGGAAGCAGGGGTTTCCTCTCACAGCCACCCCGAGAGCTGGGCATCGGGCCTCCAGCCGCAAAAGGACCCTTCTCCCTGGCCATAGGGCCCGCCCTACTCACGCTGCAGGCCCTACGGGACTTGGACCTCACAGCCTGCAGCAAGCTGACTGATGCCAGTTTGACCAAG GTGCTCCAGGTCCCCCAGCTGAGGCGGCTGTCACTGAGCCTGTTGCCAGCACTCACAGACAAGGGCTTGCTGGCTGCGGCCAGAGGCTGCCCCAGCGTGGAGCGCTTGGTGCTGAGTCACTGCAGCCGCCTCAGCGACGAGGGCTGGGTCCAGGCAGCCGGCTCCCGGCCAAGGCTGCAGCACCTCAACCTGTCCAGGTGCAGTCAGCGCTCGGAGCA AACGCTGGGTTCCACTGGGCAGGCGTGCAAGCAGCTCCGGATGGCAGATGTGGCCATGTGTCCTGGCATTAGCATGGCTTCTGTCAGGCGCTTCCAAGCCCAACTGCCTGAGGTGACCTGCGTCCAGTCCCGCTTCGTGGGAGAGGCTGACCTGACCCTAACACTCCGAGGCCAGGTCAGTAACCAGCCCTGTGGCTCAGCCTCTGTCACCTCCAGAGGCCTGGCCTCTTGA